DNA sequence from the Candidatus Thiopontia autotrophica genome:
TCTGCTGATGGCTCGAAACATGGAATATTCGGATGCTGACACCCCGGTAGCAGATGGGGATGAGGTTGCATTTTTCCCTCCGGTTACAGGGGGTTAATTGTAATGATTGAAATTCGTGAGAATCCATTCTCCCCCTGGGAGGAGATCCAGCGTTACGAAAAGGAGGTGCTGGATCCTGTTCACGCAGGGCAGTATGGCGCAGCAACTGTATTCTCCGGGACTATGCGTGAGTTCAATGAGGGTGATGGTGTCAGCGGGATGTTTCTGGAGCACTATCCGGGGATGACCGACAGCTATCTGGAGAAGATCTCGCAGGAGGCGGCAGAGCGTTGGGAGGTGCTCGATACGCTTATTATTCACCGTGTTGGTGCAATGATGCCTAATGATCCAATTGTGCTTGTTGCGGCCTGGTCGGCACATCGTGGAGTTGCCTTTGAGGCGGCCCGTTTCTTGATTGAGGAGCTCAAATCACGTGCCCCATTCTGGAAAAAAGAGCAGCTTGAAGAGGGTGAACGCTGGGTGGAGCATAATACTCCTGCATAGAGATAGCAGACACACATTCAATAGTTTTATTGAAATCTACATCTCCATGATTTGCAGATAAAACAGGCTGTTTTCACCTGATTATCCATAAGTTATCCACAGCTTCCTAACACTATATATAGTGTGTGTTAATTGGTCGATTACACTATATGTTGCGTTTTTTGCGTAATTTAAGCTGTTTTTGCTTCCTATTTTTACCCTTTTTCACTATAGTATGAGGCATGTTCCAGCCGGGACTTTTTTGCCTCTTAAATGAGGTATTTTCAAGGAAGATCAAAGGAGAAAAAAATGGCAGAGCTATTTTCTGAGGAGTGGATGAACACATTTATGGGTGAGTGGAACAATGAGTCAGGCTTGACCGATGCATTGAGTGAGATCAATTTCAACTCTACGATTGCTTACGGTGTCCAGGGGGAGGATCAGCCACGAGGTGTATTGAAGGTAGAGGATGGAAAGGTTGTTTCAGCAGGCAGTTACAATGGTGAAGATATGAACTGGGATCTCCGTTGTTCTGAAGATCACTGGGCCAAGTGGATGAAAAAAGCGCCAGGCATGATGGGTCTGGGAACAGCCTATACAACAGGCAAGCTGAAATTCGCTGTGGGTGATTACGGCGCCATGGTCAAAAACCCAAAAATGGCAGCTCCATTTATCAAGACATTTACTGTAATGGGTCGTGTCTAAAGGCTTTATGTCACAGTTTATTGCTCCTCCTCATCTTGCGGTGAGGGGGAGCAGTCAATTTTACAACGAGAAAGTTTAATATGATGTTATCGAAAAACCTCTTTTCTATGGTGGCGGCACTAGCGGTGGGTTTTTATGTTTTTGCGGCAGACGAGGAGTCGCAAGGGGGTACAAGCTCTGCAGAAGAGAGAGATGGATCACTTGATAATGTCATTACGATTGGCTCTGCCCGTACTGGAATCAGCGTTACTCTTGGAGGAACAATTGTCCCCTACAAAATGGTGACTCTCAATGCAGAGCTGCCTGGCAGTATTGAGTCAATTGCGGGAAAAGAGGGCGACCGATTTGAAGATGGGGAGGTGCTGGTAGAAATTGATGATGACACCTTGCTGGCGAAACGTCAGGAGATTGCGGCACAAATGAGAATTGCAGAGGCCTCTCTGCGAAATGCTGATGTGCAGTACAACAAGGCGATTATCTCTCCAAATTATCAGGGTGATGCCATGATGGGTGGGTTGCCAAGCATGATGAGGATGTTCACAGATCCCATGCGCTCATCCGGTTTTGGTGAGGGTGATCCTGATTTTGAGCGTTACTCAGACATCTTCTCACAGCAGACCCAGGTGGAGTCGGCACAGGCCGCAGTAATTCAGGCCGATGCACAGCTCAAGCAGCTAGATGCGCAGATTCGTAATGCAAAATCCATTGCACCATTCTCGGGAATAATCATGAGAAAAATGGTTGAGATCGGTGATACGGTGCAGCCGGGCCAGCCCCTGGTTCAGTTTGCCGATGTTGATCGTCTGCAACTGCTGGTTGAGGTTCCTGCCAGACTCGTCTCTGGTCTCGAAGAGGGTATGGTACTGCCCGCCAAACTTGATGTTGGTGGAGTGCGTCTGGATGTGCGGGTGGCACAAATCTACCCTAGTGCCGACATGATGCGACATAGTGTGAAGGTAAAATTTGATCTGCCAAAGGGTAGCCCTGCTGCACCTGGCATGTACTCTGAAATAATGATTCCTGACATGCAGGCGCCGGTATCAAGTTATCCGGTGATCCCGACCTCATCACTGTTGTGGAGAGGAACTCTGCCGGCAGTATTTGTGTTGGATGAGTCAGGAGAGCCTGAGTTGCGAGTAGTACGAGTGGGAGAGCTGGTGGACAACAAGCATGTGACTATCCTCTCTGGCCTGGTGGTAGGGGAGCAGTTAATTGTCTCTCCATCAGCAACCGGATGGGGTAGTGGCGAAGGTAATCGACGCTTCTAGCGGGAGAATTTGATATGAGTAAACAATCTCTCGGTCTTGCGGGAGGGATGGCAAAGGCGTTCATCCACTCTCCTCTATCCCCACTACTCCTTTTTGCAATGTTGGCTATGGGATTTCTTGGGTTGATGTTGACTCCTCGTCAGGAGGATCCCCAGATCTCAGTTCCAATGGTGGATCTATTTGTACAGGCACCAGGCATCCACGCAGAACAGCTCTCCGGTATTGCCATTGAACCGCTGGAACTGATCATGAGCGAGATCCCCGGGGTTAAACATGTCTACTCCGCAACCCAGCGTGGTATGGGTGTGGTCACAGTACAGTTCGTGGTTGGGGAGCAGGTTATCCCCTCATTGGTGAAGGTCTATAACAAACTTTCCGCAAATCAGGATCGCATTCCGCCCGGAGTTGGGCAGCCATTGGTTAAGGCTAAGGGTATTGATGATGTACCAATTGTTAACCTGACGTTATGGTCAGACGAGGTGGATGATAGCGCTATACGTTCACTCTCAACGGATGTGCTACATATCCTGGAGACTATTCCCGATACAGGCGAGGCATTTATTGTTGGGGGGCGCCGCACCCAGGTAAGAATTGAGGTGATGCCGGAGCGTCTGTCAGGATATGGAATTAGTCTGGATCAGATTGCAAATACTATCCGTACCGCCAATGGAGAGCAGGCTGCAGGTAACTCTGAGGCGGGAAATCTTAACTTCAAGGTATATACCGGCTCATTCCTCCATACTGCCAAACAGATCTCCAATCTGATCATTGGTGTCCACAATGACATGCCGGTTTATGTGCGAGATATTGCCAGTGTCTATCAGGGGCCGGAAGAGGCCAAGGGGATGGTTGAGTTTTATACCGGGGATGGTTATCAGGGGGGCTATGATGCCAGAGGGCTCCCGGCGGTAACTATTGCGGTGGCCAAAAAAGAGGGTAGTAATGCAGTTCCCGTTGCCAACGCAATCCTGGCCAAGGTTGAGGAGCTTAAGGGGGTCCTGATTCCATCAAATATTCATGTGGATGTAACCCGTAACTATGGAGCAACAGCCAAAGACAAGGTTGATGAACTACTATTCAAGCTGGTGGTTGCAACGTTGGCGGTAACAGTATTGATCTATCTAAGCCTGGGGTGGCGCCCCGCTGTGGTGGTAACAATCGTAATTCCGGTGGTTATTCTGCTGACTGTATTTTCGGCCTATATGCTGGATTACAGCATTAACAGGGTAAGTCTATTTGCACTGATCTTCTCTATTGGTATTTTGGTAGATGATGCCATTGTTGTGGTCGAGAATATCTATCGCCGCTGGTTAATGAAGAATGAGATGGATGAGGAGACTGCAATTGATGCGACTCGTGAGGTGGGTAATCCAACCATTCTGGCAACCCTGACGGTAATTGCAGCACTACTGCCAATGGGCGCAGTAACCGGGATGATGGGCCCCTACATGGCTCCAATTCCTGTGTTGGGCTCTGCAGCAATGGCATTCTCACTATTTGCGGCATTTATATTTACTCCATGGCTCACCATGAAGTTCCGTCCATCTATGAAGGCACTAAAGGCGGCCGAGGAGAAGGAGCACAAGTCACAGGAGAGGATAGGGAATTTTTATGATGGACTTATCCGTCCAATGGTCGAGAATCGTGTGCTTGGATGGTTTGTCCTGTTTGCAATTATTGCCAGCTTCTTCATCTCTGTCTCCCTCTTCTATACCCATGGGGTAAAGACCAAGATGTTGCCCTACGACAACAAGTCAGAGTTTGATGTGATGATTCGTATGCCAACCGGCACTGCGCTACCGGTAACTGCCAACATGGCACGAAAGATGGCTACAGTAATTGAGAAGGCGGTTCCAGAGTCTACTGCACTGCAGACATACTCTGGGGTTGCAGCTCCGTTTAATTTTAATGGTCTGGTTCGTCACTACTATCTGCAAGAGTACCCCTGGATGGCAACCATCTCGATCCAGCTGGTCCATAAAAATGAGCGTGAACGCAGTAGCCATGAGATTGCCATGGCGGTCCGAGATCTACTGAAGCCGATTGCAGAAAAGGCTAATGCACGGATCACGATTGCAGAGGTCCCACCAGGACCACCAGTTCTGCAATCTGTAGTGGCTGAAATATATGGCCCTGATGCCCATACACGACGCGTCATGGCAGCTGAACTGACAGATATCTTTAACAGCTCTCCTATAATGGAGGATGTTGATAACTATATGAATGATCCTCATCAAGTGCTCCATTTTGTGGTGGATACCGAGAAGGCAAATCGTCGCGGGATCTCTGTCGAGACCATTAACCGCAACCTCTCCATGGCAATGGGGTCGATACCTCTGGGGGATGTGAAGCAGGGCAAGACTCGAGAGCCAACAATAATTACCATGGAGGTTCCGCTGGCTGTGCGTTCACAGATTGTCAGCCTCTCTGATCTTCCTATTCCTACAA
Encoded proteins:
- a CDS encoding molybdenum cofactor biosynthesis protein MoaE — its product is MIEIRENPFSPWEEIQRYEKEVLDPVHAGQYGAATVFSGTMREFNEGDGVSGMFLEHYPGMTDSYLEKISQEAAERWEVLDTLIIHRVGAMMPNDPIVLVAAWSAHRGVAFEAARFLIEELKSRAPFWKKEQLEEGERWVEHNTPA
- a CDS encoding SCP-2 sterol transfer family protein, with translation MAELFSEEWMNTFMGEWNNESGLTDALSEINFNSTIAYGVQGEDQPRGVLKVEDGKVVSAGSYNGEDMNWDLRCSEDHWAKWMKKAPGMMGLGTAYTTGKLKFAVGDYGAMVKNPKMAAPFIKTFTVMGRV
- a CDS encoding efflux RND transporter periplasmic adaptor subunit, translated to MVAALAVGFYVFAADEESQGGTSSAEERDGSLDNVITIGSARTGISVTLGGTIVPYKMVTLNAELPGSIESIAGKEGDRFEDGEVLVEIDDDTLLAKRQEIAAQMRIAEASLRNADVQYNKAIISPNYQGDAMMGGLPSMMRMFTDPMRSSGFGEGDPDFERYSDIFSQQTQVESAQAAVIQADAQLKQLDAQIRNAKSIAPFSGIIMRKMVEIGDTVQPGQPLVQFADVDRLQLLVEVPARLVSGLEEGMVLPAKLDVGGVRLDVRVAQIYPSADMMRHSVKVKFDLPKGSPAAPGMYSEIMIPDMQAPVSSYPVIPTSSLLWRGTLPAVFVLDESGEPELRVVRVGELVDNKHVTILSGLVVGEQLIVSPSATGWGSGEGNRRF
- a CDS encoding efflux RND transporter permease subunit; this translates as MSKQSLGLAGGMAKAFIHSPLSPLLLFAMLAMGFLGLMLTPRQEDPQISVPMVDLFVQAPGIHAEQLSGIAIEPLELIMSEIPGVKHVYSATQRGMGVVTVQFVVGEQVIPSLVKVYNKLSANQDRIPPGVGQPLVKAKGIDDVPIVNLTLWSDEVDDSAIRSLSTDVLHILETIPDTGEAFIVGGRRTQVRIEVMPERLSGYGISLDQIANTIRTANGEQAAGNSEAGNLNFKVYTGSFLHTAKQISNLIIGVHNDMPVYVRDIASVYQGPEEAKGMVEFYTGDGYQGGYDARGLPAVTIAVAKKEGSNAVPVANAILAKVEELKGVLIPSNIHVDVTRNYGATAKDKVDELLFKLVVATLAVTVLIYLSLGWRPAVVVTIVIPVVILLTVFSAYMLDYSINRVSLFALIFSIGILVDDAIVVVENIYRRWLMKNEMDEETAIDATREVGNPTILATLTVIAALLPMGAVTGMMGPYMAPIPVLGSAAMAFSLFAAFIFTPWLTMKFRPSMKALKAAEEKEHKSQERIGNFYDGLIRPMVENRVLGWFVLFAIIASFFISVSLFYTHGVKTKMLPYDNKSEFDVMIRMPTGTALPVTANMARKMATVIEKAVPESTALQTYSGVAAPFNFNGLVRHYYLQEYPWMATISIQLVHKNERERSSHEIAMAVRDLLKPIAEKANARITIAEVPPGPPVLQSVVAEIYGPDAHTRRVMAAELTDIFNSSPIMEDVDNYMNDPHQVLHFVVDTEKANRRGISVETINRNLSMAMGSIPLGDVKQGKTREPTIITMEVPLAVRSQIVSLSDLPIPTMGGQSTVSLGELGHFETFMEDPVIYHKDLRAVEYVVGDAVNDLPAPLYAMFDLERIMEERDFRTPQGEKIEGGWISAPEETFKSGFKWDGEWHVTYVTFRDMGIAFGLALVMIYILVVWQFGNFVIPLVIMAPIPLTMVGIVPGHWIMGAEFTATSMIGFIALAGIIVRNSILLVDFAQLELMSGKDPVSAVICSGKARMRPIIITALALVGGSSVILTDPIFQGMAVALLFGVVVSTLLTLIIIPMGCLSAGDALYPDGTPPPSVLENASRGEDDKEVAVAT